One genomic segment of Bacteroides caccae includes these proteins:
- a CDS encoding beta-N-acetylglucosaminidase, producing MKNRKIYLMGACLLCGLTSIAQNVSLQPPPQQLNEQGKTLSLPAIYRIEGEKEANPHAVKALQGILTGKQSTKEGIRIYIGEKGDKSVRKYNKLIPKHEEGYYLAVNDKEIILAGNDERGTYYAIQTFAQLLKEGKLPEVEIKDYPSVRYRGVVEGFYGTPWSHQARLRQLKFYGENKMNTYIYGPKDDPYHSAPNWRLPYPEKEAAQLQELVKVANENEVDFVWAIHPGQDIKWNQEDRDLLLSKFEKMYQLGVRSFAVFFDDISGEGTNPQKQAELLNYIDEAFVKAKPDVTPLIMCPTEYNKSWSNPKGNYLTTLGEKLNPSVQIMWTGDRVISDITRDGISWINERIKRPAYIWWNFPVSDYVRDHLLLGPVYGNDTTIAKEMSGFVTNPMEHAEASKIAIYSVASYAWNPTKYDTWKTWKDAIRTILPGAADELECFAMHNSDLGPNGHGYRREESMNIQPVAKRFLSSYVESGKYEKVDFDLLWDTFEQMKEAGDILLVNTENEPLIVEITPWLHQFNLLAETGEEVLKMVKNDSKSFFLRRYNHVKALQQRMFYTDQNYNQNPYQPGVKTASKVIKPLIDQIFATAVKRYNQKYGADLDATTDYMPHKLISNVEQIKNLPLQIKANRILISPMNEVVKWPAGNFIEIELDNIYPAESIDINFGKKEPCTWGRFEISADGKEWKTIDLKQKDARLTAGLQKAPVKFVRFTNAGSDEQQVYLRQFVLSIEKK from the coding sequence ATGAAAAATAGAAAGATTTATTTAATGGGAGCCTGTTTGTTGTGTGGACTCACTTCAATTGCACAAAATGTAAGTTTACAGCCGCCCCCACAGCAACTCAATGAACAAGGTAAAACACTCAGTCTTCCTGCTATCTACCGGATAGAAGGTGAAAAAGAAGCAAACCCGCATGCGGTGAAAGCGTTGCAAGGTATCCTTACCGGCAAGCAAAGTACCAAGGAAGGAATCCGTATTTATATTGGTGAGAAGGGAGACAAAAGTGTACGTAAGTATAACAAGCTGATTCCCAAACATGAAGAAGGTTATTATCTGGCTGTCAATGATAAAGAAATCATATTGGCCGGCAATGATGAACGGGGCACTTATTATGCTATTCAGACATTCGCCCAATTGCTGAAAGAAGGAAAATTGCCGGAAGTGGAAATCAAAGATTATCCTTCTGTCCGTTATCGCGGTGTAGTGGAGGGCTTCTACGGAACTCCCTGGAGCCATCAGGCACGTCTTCGCCAACTGAAGTTTTATGGTGAGAATAAGATGAATACCTATATCTACGGTCCTAAAGACGATCCGTATCACAGCGCTCCCAACTGGCGTTTGCCTTATCCGGAAAAGGAAGCAGCCCAATTGCAGGAGCTTGTGAAAGTAGCCAATGAAAATGAAGTTGATTTTGTATGGGCTATTCACCCGGGACAGGATATCAAATGGAACCAGGAAGACCGTGATTTATTGCTCTCAAAATTTGAGAAGATGTATCAGCTCGGTGTCCGTTCCTTTGCGGTGTTCTTTGATGACATCTCGGGCGAAGGTACCAATCCTCAGAAGCAAGCTGAATTATTGAACTATATTGATGAGGCGTTTGTAAAGGCAAAGCCGGATGTAACTCCGCTTATCATGTGTCCTACGGAGTATAATAAAAGCTGGTCGAACCCCAAAGGCAATTATCTGACTACATTAGGTGAGAAACTGAATCCTTCTGTCCAGATTATGTGGACAGGTGATCGTGTGATTTCCGATATTACCCGCGACGGCATTTCCTGGATTAACGAACGCATTAAACGTCCCGCCTACATTTGGTGGAATTTTCCGGTATCCGATTATGTACGCGACCATTTACTGCTCGGACCTGTTTATGGCAACGACACCACAATAGCGAAGGAAATGTCCGGTTTTGTGACCAATCCTATGGAGCACGCCGAAGCCTCTAAGATTGCTATTTACAGTGTTGCAAGCTATGCATGGAATCCTACTAAATATGATACTTGGAAAACGTGGAAAGACGCTATCCGTACCATTCTTCCGGGGGCTGCGGACGAATTGGAATGTTTTGCCATGCACAATTCCGACTTAGGTCCCAACGGACACGGTTATCGCCGCGAAGAGTCTATGAATATTCAACCCGTTGCCAAACGTTTCCTTAGCAGTTATGTTGAGAGTGGAAAATATGAAAAAGTTGATTTTGACCTCTTGTGGGATACATTTGAACAGATGAAGGAAGCTGGCGATATCCTATTGGTGAATACAGAAAACGAGCCGTTGATTGTAGAAATAACTCCGTGGCTTCATCAATTCAATCTGCTGGCCGAAACCGGAGAAGAAGTACTGAAAATGGTCAAAAATGATTCGAAGTCTTTTTTCTTACGGAGATATAATCATGTGAAAGCTTTGCAGCAACGAATGTTTTATACCGACCAGAATTATAATCAGAATCCTTATCAACCGGGAGTGAAGACAGCCTCCAAAGTTATAAAGCCTTTGATTGACCAGATATTTGCGACTGCCGTAAAACGATATAATCAGAAGTATGGAGCCGATTTGGATGCCACAACAGATTATATGCCACATAAGCTTATCAGTAATGTGGAGCAAATAAAGAATTTGCCATTACAAATAAAGGCGAACCGCATACTTATCTCTCCGATGAACGAAGTCGTGAAATGGCCGGCAGGAAACTTCATAGAAATAGAATTGGATAATATCTATCCGGCAGAAAGTATAGATATTAATTTCGGAAAGAAGGAACCTTGTACATGGGGACGTTTTGAAATCTCCGCGGACGGTAAAGAATGGAAAACGATCGACTTGAAGCAGAAAGATGCCCGACTGACGGCCGGACTGCAAAAAGCCCCGGTGAAATTCGTTCGATTTACAAATGCGGGTAGTGATGAACAACAAGTATATTTACGCCAATTTGTGCTGTCGATAGAGAAAAAGTAG
- a CDS encoding AraC family transcriptional regulator, with the protein MVKLKNGFTGERALVLPRMIVDKLEEDPLTSMLHITDIGYYPKAKHHFRERKEPINQYVFIYCIDGAGWYRIGEQEYTVSANQYFILPAGVPHAYASNKSSPWTIYWIHFKGILAPFYAQEASRPMDIQPESHSRISTRINLFEEIFNTLKNGYSNENLRYAFSMFHFYLGTLRYIQQFRNAATHNDSTEDENISELAIHYMKENMEKHLSLQDIADQIGYSPSHFSMLFKKKTGHGPVTYFNLLKIQHACFLLDTTDMKINQICYKIGIEDTYYFSRLFSKIMGMSPREYRKSKKG; encoded by the coding sequence ATGGTAAAGTTAAAAAATGGATTTACCGGAGAAAGGGCTTTAGTGCTTCCCCGAATGATTGTTGACAAACTGGAGGAAGATCCTCTGACCTCCATGCTCCATATCACGGATATAGGATATTATCCGAAGGCCAAACATCACTTCCGGGAACGAAAAGAACCGATCAATCAATATGTATTCATTTATTGTATCGACGGGGCCGGTTGGTATCGGATAGGTGAACAGGAATATACCGTTTCCGCCAATCAATATTTTATCCTTCCTGCGGGAGTTCCTCATGCCTATGCTTCTAATAAATCTTCTCCATGGACTATTTACTGGATACACTTCAAAGGTATCCTTGCTCCTTTTTACGCTCAGGAAGCAAGCCGTCCAATGGATATCCAGCCCGAATCACATTCACGTATCAGTACACGAATCAACTTGTTCGAGGAGATATTCAATACTCTGAAGAATGGTTACAGCAATGAAAACCTGCGTTATGCGTTCTCCATGTTCCATTTTTATTTAGGAACACTACGCTATATACAGCAATTCCGCAACGCTGCCACACATAATGACTCAACAGAAGATGAAAATATAAGCGAACTGGCAATTCATTATATGAAAGAAAATATGGAGAAACACCTCAGCCTGCAAGATATAGCCGACCAGATCGGGTATTCTCCTTCTCACTTCTCCATGCTGTTCAAGAAGAAAACAGGACATGGCCCGGTAACCTACTTCAATTTATTAAAAATACAGCATGCCTGTTTTTTACTCGACACCACGGATATGAAAATTAATCAGATATGCTATAAGATAGGTATAGAAGATACTTATTATTTCTCCCGCTTATTCAGCAAGATTATGGGAATGTCACCACGGGAATATCGTAAATCGAAGAAAGGATAA
- a CDS encoding glycoside hydrolase family 2 — protein MKSYNMKSFLLIVLLGISSISAAQNLLDLSGNWELALDSTDVGEKEGWYLKSFSDNISLPGTTDLARKGTSNRLVPKLEKPQLLRLTRKNAYVGVAWYKREINIPKSMAGQPLEFSFERVLWQSRLWIDGEEVAGAQESLIAPHRFVMPKGLSAGKHIIALRIDNRKRYDISANDLAHAYTNDTQIMWNGVLGKMKLTARQKVSIQHVNVYPDVRNGKIRVAVTLENSGHKPEKVKLALQVGQPEGGQKFVEKEFQITLQEGRQKLEYDYSLGTDMKKWDEFTPELYNLSVVCRFDRKKTERKDVSFGMREIDNGQGILTVNGNRIFLRGTLECCIFPLTGTPPMTEEGWMKVFATAKEWGLNHLRFHSWCPPEAAFCVADKLGFYLQVELPNWSYTIGKDEAMTQFLYNEFDRIVEAYGNHPSFCMMSVGNELQYDFKLLNDMVRYMKGKDSRRLYTTSTFTFEKGHGAKPEPEDDFFVTQWTDKGWVRGQGIFDQEPPCFYKDYSAAMQDMNVPLISHEIGQYAVFPNLKEIEKYTGVLEPLNFKAVKQDLQKKGLYSKAEDFLEASGKLAVLLYKEEIERAMKTKQFSGFQLLDLHDFPGQGTALVGLLDAFWDSKGLIEASAFRQFCAPVVPLARFAKAVYSGDEMFSASIEVVNYSNAAIDNKQIMWQLADEAGTQISNGRLNVESISKGTVTQCGDIRAELKSVRKASKLYLTVSVEGTEWKNTWPVWVYPRIESLKVGDVLLTQDVEEALAALKQGRKVLFSPKMSYLKGLEGKFLPVFWSPVHFPRQAGTMGLLCNTQHAALRHFPTEMHSNWQWWNLVKRSKVLVVDSLPPVEPIVESIDNFTNNRKLVSVFETKCGKGKLIMSAMDILSEGSDKPEIQQMLYSLVTYMNSESFAPRTMLGEEDIRSLILKNEGKVIETKATSIYRGLD, from the coding sequence ATGAAAAGTTATAATATGAAATCTTTCTTATTAATAGTATTATTGGGAATTTCCAGTATTTCTGCCGCCCAAAATCTGTTGGATTTGAGTGGAAATTGGGAATTGGCTTTAGATAGTACAGATGTAGGGGAGAAAGAGGGATGGTATCTGAAATCTTTCTCCGATAATATAAGTTTGCCTGGAACCACAGATTTGGCCCGGAAAGGGACTTCCAACAGACTCGTTCCCAAACTGGAAAAACCGCAGTTGCTTCGTCTGACCCGTAAGAACGCTTATGTAGGGGTCGCATGGTACAAGCGTGAGATTAATATTCCCAAAAGTATGGCAGGACAGCCGTTGGAGTTCTCTTTTGAAAGAGTCCTGTGGCAGAGCCGTTTATGGATTGACGGAGAAGAAGTGGCGGGTGCACAGGAAAGCTTGATCGCTCCTCATCGGTTTGTCATGCCGAAAGGTCTGTCGGCAGGTAAACATATAATAGCTTTACGTATTGACAATAGAAAGCGATATGATATTTCTGCAAACGACCTGGCACATGCTTATACCAATGACACTCAGATTATGTGGAATGGAGTGTTGGGTAAGATGAAACTGACTGCCCGGCAGAAAGTCAGTATTCAGCATGTGAATGTTTATCCTGATGTCAGAAATGGGAAGATACGGGTGGCGGTTACTTTGGAGAATAGCGGGCATAAACCGGAGAAAGTGAAACTAGCCTTGCAGGTCGGACAGCCTGAAGGTGGACAGAAGTTTGTAGAAAAAGAATTTCAGATTACTTTGCAAGAAGGCAGGCAGAAGCTCGAATATGATTATTCGCTGGGTACAGATATGAAGAAATGGGATGAATTTACTCCTGAATTATATAATTTGTCTGTAGTTTGCCGGTTTGACAGGAAGAAAACTGAACGGAAAGATGTTTCTTTCGGGATGCGCGAGATAGATAATGGTCAAGGCATCCTGACGGTCAACGGTAATAGAATTTTCCTGCGCGGAACATTAGAGTGTTGTATTTTTCCTCTGACAGGTACTCCGCCGATGACGGAAGAAGGTTGGATGAAAGTCTTTGCCACAGCCAAGGAGTGGGGGCTGAACCATTTGAGGTTTCATTCCTGGTGCCCGCCGGAAGCGGCATTTTGCGTTGCGGATAAGTTAGGTTTCTATTTACAGGTGGAACTGCCGAACTGGTCTTATACTATCGGCAAGGATGAGGCAATGACCCAATTTCTTTATAACGAATTTGACCGGATTGTCGAAGCGTATGGAAATCACCCGTCATTCTGCATGATGAGTGTTGGTAATGAACTCCAGTATGATTTTAAACTGTTGAATGACATGGTCAGATATATGAAAGGGAAAGATAGCAGGCGTTTATATACAACTTCGACTTTTACTTTCGAAAAAGGACATGGAGCGAAACCGGAGCCGGAAGATGACTTTTTTGTCACGCAATGGACAGATAAAGGTTGGGTGAGGGGACAAGGTATTTTCGATCAGGAACCACCTTGTTTCTATAAAGATTACAGTGCCGCCATGCAGGACATGAATGTCCCTCTTATCTCTCATGAGATTGGGCAGTATGCCGTATTTCCGAATCTAAAAGAAATAGAGAAATACACAGGAGTACTGGAACCTCTGAATTTTAAGGCTGTTAAACAGGATTTACAGAAGAAAGGATTATATTCGAAAGCGGAGGATTTTCTGGAAGCATCGGGAAAATTGGCGGTCTTGTTATATAAGGAGGAGATAGAAAGAGCGATGAAAACAAAGCAGTTCAGCGGTTTTCAGTTGTTGGATTTGCATGATTTCCCGGGACAGGGAACTGCACTGGTCGGACTTTTGGATGCTTTCTGGGATTCGAAAGGATTGATTGAGGCTTCTGCTTTCAGGCAGTTTTGTGCGCCTGTTGTTCCGTTGGCTCGTTTTGCTAAAGCGGTTTATTCCGGTGATGAGATGTTCTCTGCATCAATTGAAGTTGTCAACTATTCGAATGCGGCTATTGATAATAAACAGATAATGTGGCAGCTGGCTGATGAGGCGGGAACGCAAATCTCGAACGGCAGACTGAATGTGGAAAGTATATCCAAAGGAACAGTGACACAATGTGGAGATATCCGTGCAGAACTTAAAAGTGTACGGAAGGCTTCAAAGTTGTATCTCACGGTATCTGTAGAAGGAACTGAATGGAAAAATACGTGGCCTGTTTGGGTATATCCTCGTATCGAATCATTGAAGGTCGGAGATGTCCTGCTGACTCAAGATGTAGAAGAAGCTTTGGCTGCGTTGAAGCAAGGAAGAAAAGTTTTGTTTTCTCCGAAAATGAGTTATCTGAAAGGATTGGAAGGGAAGTTTCTTCCGGTCTTCTGGAGTCCTGTCCATTTCCCCAGACAGGCAGGAACAATGGGACTTCTGTGCAATACTCAACATGCGGCTTTGCGGCACTTCCCTACAGAAATGCATAGCAACTGGCAATGGTGGAATCTGGTGAAGAGGTCGAAAGTACTGGTTGTCGATTCGTTACCGCCGGTTGAACCGATTGTGGAATCTATTGACAATTTTACAAATAACAGAAAGTTGGTATCTGTCTTTGAAACAAAATGTGGAAAGGGAAAACTGATAATGAGTGCTATGGATATTCTTTCCGAGGGAAGCGACAAGCCTGAAATACAACAGATGCTTTACAGCCTGGTTACGTATATGAATTCTGAAAGTTTTGCTCCCCGGACGATGCTTGGCGAAGAGGATATCAGAAGCCTGATACTAAAGAATGAAGGTAAAGTGATAGAAACAAAAGCGACATCTATTTATAGGGGCTTGGACTAG